One window from the genome of Yarrowia lipolytica chromosome 1B, complete sequence encodes:
- a CDS encoding uncharacterized protein (Compare to YALI0B20020g, highly similar to uniprot|P14843 Saccharomyces cerevisiae YDR035w ARO3 2-dehydro-3-deoxyphosphoheptonate aldolase phenylalanine-inhibited P2.438.f2.1) has product MPAMHNASNAQGDRNRTEDWRIRGYNPLTAPDLLQHEIPLTKQSKATILKGRQDACDILDGKDDRIIVVVGPCSIHDPKAAMEYAERLKQISDKLSGELLIVMRAYLEKPRTTVGWKGLINDPDMDGSFKINKGLRVARDLFVKLTELNPIASELLDTISPQFLADLFSVGAIGARTTESQLHRELASGLSFPVGFKNGTDGGIKVALDAIQAAAHPHHFLSVTKPGVVAIVGTDGNEDCFLILRGGSKGPNYDAEHVAEVKKQVGETKGPRIMVDCSHGNSSKNHKNQPLVASNVAQQIAAGEKSICGLMIESNIHEGRQDICDNKEDMKYGVSVTDACINWEDTEKVLEELAQAVKTRRG; this is encoded by the coding sequence ATGCCCGCTATGCACAACGCTTCTAACGCTCAGGGAGACCGAAACCGGACCGAGGACTGGCGAATCCGGGGCTACAACCCTCTCACAGCCCCCGATCTGCTCCAGCATGAGATCCCTCTGACCAAGCAGTCCAAGGCCAccattctcaagggccGACAGGACGCCTGTGATATTCTGGATGGTAAGGACGACCGAATCATTGTTGTGGTTGGCCCCTGTTCCATCCATGACCCCAAGGCTGCCATGGAGTACGCCGAGCGACTCAAGCAGATCTCTGACAAGCTGTCTGGCGAGCTTCTGATCGTCATGCGAGCCTACCTCGAAAAGCCTCGAACCACCGTTGGCTGGAAGGGCCTTATTAATGATCCTGACATGGACGGCTCTttcaagatcaacaaggGCCTGCGAGTCGCTAGAGATCTCTTCGTGAAGCTCACCGAGCTCAACCCCATTGCTTCTGAGCTTCTGGACACCATTTCTCCCCAGTTCCTGGCTGATCTCTTCTCTGTCGGAGCCATTGGTGCTCGAACCACCGAGTCCCAGCTTCACCGAGAGCTTGCCTCTGGTCTGTCTTTCCCCGTTGGTTTCAAGAACGGTACTGACGGAGGTATTAAGGTGGCTCTGGACGCCATCCAGGCCGCCGCCCACCCCCACCACTTCCTTTCCGTCACCAAGCCCGGTGTGGTTGCCATTGTCGGCACCGACGGAAACGAGGACTGCTTCCTGATTCTGCGAGGAGGTTCCAAGGGCCCCAACTACGATGCTGAGCACGTCGccgaggtcaagaagcaggTTGGAGAGACCAAGGGTCCCCGAATCATGGTAGACTGCTCGCACGGCAACTCATCAAAGAACCACAAGAACCAGCCTCTGGTCGCCTCTAACGTGGCTCAGCAGATTGCTGCTGGTGAGAAGTCCATTTGCGGTCTTATGATTGAGTCCAACATCCACGAGGGTCGACAGGACATCTGCGATAACAAGGAGGACATGAAGTACGGTGTGTCTGTCACCGATGCCTGCATCAACTGGGAGGACACTGAGAAGGtgctcgaggagctggcccAGGCCGTCAAGACTCGACGAGGTTAG
- a CDS encoding uncharacterized protein (Compare to YALI0B20064g, weakly similar to uniprot|P53388 Saccharomyces cerevisiae YPL265w DIP5 dicarboxylic amino acid permease P23.1.f18.1), translated as MKNETEVVAEEFELSSVYAEPPPAFDSKDESKVVVDTDINEITAFQSHESGESDISKTEEKPTGLYGKIFGQKENKTVNGLSSRHVTFIALGGTIGTGVFLSLGQGITIVGPMGCFTCFIIVGIFVYSVVICLGEMASYIPSSGAFAHYGSRFVDDSFGFALGINYYLQWAFSIPSELTAAAIIIQFWAPHIGSWVWAIVIIVPMFFLQLISVKTYGETEYWLAIIKVFFVVAFIIIGLFYDWGAMNGLKNAVPSPGLSNLKNGQAWVGGFSGFFQVVVLCFYSYGGTELVALTSGETAKPWKSIPSAVRATVWRIMIFLVMTVFVIGLCINYKDDRLLKAAYDSDVAQSPFTIVFEDAGFGAAKHVVNAILLTAVLSAVNACFFASSRMLMNMAHDKRMFSVFGLVNKRGVPIGALLLTFAISCLVFLTTIWGNAVVFTWFMNITGASAILTWMSIGFVSIRFRQALKVQGIPLTDLPLKQPLYPLLPILILVLGGFLFAGMGYASVKQDPFSWKNPFGTYLGVAVFAICYFGWKGWNYKTDKFVRSADADLISGRVWSPGQGPDYMAADKEAIEARIRANKDVNIWGKIAYYNFIAGRAVGAVYERVTTLPKLPKWSKKEE; from the coding sequence ATGAAAAACGAAACAGAGGTGGTTGCCGAGGAGTTCGAGCTCTCGAGCGTCTACGCTGAGCCTCCCCCAGCTTTTGACAGCAAAGACGAGTCGAAAGTCGTCGTCGACACGGACATCAACGAGATCACTGCATTTCAAAGCCACGAATCCGGCGAATCTGATATTTCGAAAACCGAAGAGAAGCCAACAGGGCTCTACGGAAAGATCTTTGGTCAGAAAGAGAATAAGACTGTGAACGGCTTGTCTTCCAGACATGTCACTTTCATTGCTCTAGGAGGAACGATCGGTACTGGTGTCTTCCTATCCCTCGGTCAAGGTATCACTATTGTGGGCCCTATGGGTTGTTTTACTTGTTTCATTATTGTCGGTATATTTGTCTATTCAGTTGTTATCTGTCTGGGTGAAATGGCCTCTTACATCCCCTCTTCAGGTGCCTTTGCGCACTATGGAAGTCGATTCGTGGATGACAGTTTCGGCTTTGCTCTGGGAATCAACTACTACCTACAATGGGCGTTCAGTATTCCGAGTGAACTGACCGCTGCTGCAATTATCATTCAGTTCTGGGCGCCCCATATTGGCTCCTGGGTCTGGGCTATTGTTATTATTGTGCCCATGTTTTTCCTGCAGCTGATTTCCGTTAAAACGTATGGAGAGACTGAATATTGGCTTGCCATTATCAAGGTATTCTTTGTTGTTGCGTTCATTATCATCGGCCTATTTTACGACTGGGGTGCTATGAACGGACTCAAGAATGCCGTACCCTCGCCTGGTCTCAGTAACCTGAAAAACGGACAGGCTTGGGTCGGGGGATTTAGCGGGTTTTTCCAGGTCGTTGTTCTCTGTTTCTATTCCTATGGAGGAACAGAGCTTGTGGCTCTGACGTCTGGAGAGACAGCTAAGCCGTGGAAATCTATTCCTAGCGCGGTGAGAGCTACTGTCTGGCGAATCATGATCTTCCTAGTCATGACTGTGTTCGTCATTGGACTGTGTATCAACTACAAAGATGACAGGCTTCTGAAAGCGGCATACGACTCGGATGTCGCCCAGAGTCCGTTCACAATTGTGTTTGAAGATGCCGGTTTTGGGGCAGCCAAACATGTGGTTAACGCCATTCTTCTGACCGCTGTTCTGTCGGCTGTAAACGCGTGTTTCTTTGCATCGTCCCGGATGCTCATGAATATGGCTCATGACAAGCGAATGTTTTCCGTTTTTGGACTTGTCAACAAGCGAGGCGTGCCTATTGGAGCGCTTCTGCTTACTTTTGCAATCTCCTGTCTTGTTTTCCTCACGACCATCTGGGGTAACGCTGTAGTCTTCACCTGGTTCATGAACATCACTGGAGCTTCTGCTATTCTTACCTGGATGTCTATTGGTTTTGTCTCCATTAGATTCAGACAGGCACTCAAAGTACAGGGAATCCCTCTGACTGACCTGCCTCTCAAGCAACCATTATACCCTCTGCTACCTATCCTCATTCTCGTTCTTGGAGGCTTTCTATTTGCTGGTATGGGCTACGCATCTGTCAAGCAAGACCCCTTCTCCTGGAAGAACCCCTTTGGAACATATCTCGGAGTTGCGGTCTTTGCCATCTGCTATTTTGGATGGAAAGGTTGGAACTACAAGACTGATAAGTTTGTACGATCAGCAGATGCAGATCTCATCTCAGGTCGAGTCTGGAGTCCTGGTCAGGGACCTGATTACATGGCAGCAGATAAGGAGGCTATTGAGGCTCGAATCAGAGCCAACAAGGACGTCAACATTTGGGGCAAGATTGCTTACTACAACTTCATTGCTGGAAGAGCTGTCGGAGCTGTGTATGAGAGGGTTACAACCCTCCCCAAGTTGCCAAAATGGTCCAAAAAGGAAGAGTAA
- a CDS encoding uncharacterized protein (Truncated form of YALI0B19998g, similar to uniprot|Q12680 Saccharomyces cerevisiae YDL171c GLT1 glutamate synthase (NAPDPH) (GOGAT, similar to Saccharomyces cerevisiae GLT1 (YDL171C); ancestral locus Anc_7.361), with translation MLQAKPSQKLISSKPLYSSIPRSKLTKYNPISYNENNGSWAGALPTKQGLYDPEYEKDACGVGFACNIKGQQSHKIISDAKNLLCNMTHRGAVGSDARDGDGAGVMTSIPHKFIKKEFKRLYDFELPPMGQYACGNLFFKNDQDVLAKSKDTFESIAKSLGLEVLGWRFVPRDSSILGPAALSREPLILQPVVVLSEAFKSGPHTEDEWDSKFEKLFELQLYVLRKQSTHTIGLHNWFYICSLSNKNMVYKGQLAPVQVYNYYYDLLNVDYEGHFALVHSRFSTNTFPSWDRAQPLRWAAHNGEINTLRGNKNWMRAREGMMKSGLFGDELERLYPIVEEGGSDSAAFDNVLELLVINGVLSMPEAVMMMIPEAWQNNTTMDSKKRAFYEWAACLMEPWDGPALFTFADGRYCGANLDRNGLRPCRYYITDDDRMICASEVGVILIESEKVIQKGRLRPGRMLLVDTKEGRVVDDRELKKKIAGRVDFKSWIHANVITMEDMRQKVESKMPSILEVKIDELSVQSDPRLPAFGYTAEQLSLLLAPMAATAKEALGSMGNDGPLACLAKQPKVLFDYFRQLFAQVTNPPIDPIREAIVMSLECYVGPQGNVLEMNPSQCNRLLLPSPILTIQETAMLHEMHRHYPKWTTDTIDITFDKSEGPAGYLKALDRICEEASNSIHAKHQIIILSDKKTSADRVPVSSVVACGAVHHHLVQQKQRSRVALIVETAEAREVHHFCVLLGYGADAINPYLAIETLAKMNREGLIKEPLSDDQIVANYKTAVDGGILKVMSKMGISTLASYKGAQIFEILGIDNSVVDKCFAGTASRIKGITFDFIAEDAIALHERGFPSRETVKTKSLPESGEYHYRDGGDPHVNTPVAISNIQDAVRNKNEKAYEAYSKAEYEAIKDCTLRGLLDFDFDAATPVPIDQVEPWTEIVRRFVTGAMSYGSISMESHSTLAVAMNRLGGKSNTGEGGEDPERSAVAENGDTMRSAIKQIASGRFGVTSYYLSDADELQIKMAQGAKPGEGGELPGHKVSEQIGKTRHSTPGVGLISPPPHHDIYSIEDLKQLIYDLKCSNPRSRVSVKLVSEVGVGIIASGVAKAKADHILISGHDGGTGASRWTGIKYAGLPWELGLAETHQTLVLNDLRGRVTVQTDGQIRTGRDVAIACLLGAEEWGFATTPLIAMGCIMMRKCHLNTCPVGIATQDPELRQKFKGTPEHVINFFYYIANELRGIMAQLGFRTIDEMVGHAEMLRVRDDLRNHKTKNLDLTPILTPAHTLRPGVATRKVRKQDHRLHVRLDNKLIDEAEVTLDKGLPVTIDCDIINTDRSLGSTLSYRISKRFGEAGLPDDTVHVNVKGSAGQSFGAFLAPGITLELEGDCNDYVGKGLSGGRIVVYPPKNSVFKAEENIIVGNTCLYGATSGTCFFRGVGAERFGVRNSGATAVVEGCGDHGCEYMTGGRVVVLGSTGRNFAAGMSGGIAYVLDMGQEFVNNVNSETVELGPVSDPQEIAFLRGLIEDHRHYTGSELADRVLTDFNRILPRFVKVLPTDYARVLEEQAAKVAEAKKREVSGYMHAIKEDPDADITNGELKRAATPKPCATPRSRKEPPVQDLEDAILDHNATKAKASKLVKLDKTRGFMKYTRRAEKYRDAKNRTKDWDEMNTRLTKEELKYQTARCMDCGVPFCQSDTGCPISNVIPKWNELVFQDRWQDALDRLLMTNNFPEFTGRICPAPCEGACVLGINEDPVGIKSIECAIIDHGFEQGWIKPKPPATRTGKTIAIIGSGPAGLAAADQLNKAGHSVTVYERADRIGGLLMYGIPNMKLDKRVVERRVQLMRDEGVTFITNTEVGEDKEVSVSGLRADNDAVVLCVGSTIPRDLPIKNRSLNNINFAMQLLRWNTKSLLDGDMDEVRESLKDKHVVVIGGGDTGNDCLGTSTRHGAKSVTNFELLPRPTPARPKDNPWPQWPRIFRVDYGHTEVAAHYGKDPREYGILSKEFVDDGEGNVKGIKTVRVEWKQSESGAWQMSEIPGSEEFFPADVVLLSMGFVGPEAQELAAERDGRGNIKTQTGDVKDLGLYKVQDNLFTAGDCRRGQSLVVWGIQEGRQCARAVDHFLMGCTRLPGNGSIEQRDLKLK, from the coding sequence ATGCTTCAAGCAAAACCGTCCCAGAAACTGATCTCTAGCAAGCCGCTATACTCTAGTATTCCTCGTTCCAAACTAACAAAGTACAACCCCATCTCATACAACGAGAACAATGGCTCGTGGGCAGGCGCGCTCCCCACCAAACAGGGCCTGTACGACCCCGAGTACGAAAAAGATGCCTGTGGTGTCGGTTTTGCCTGTAACATCAAGGGCCAACAATCGCACAAGATCATTTCCGACGCCAAGAATCTGCTCTGCAACATGACCCACCGAGGAGCCGTGGGATCCGACGCACGAGACGGAGATGGAGCAGGAGTCATGACCTCCATCCCCCACAAGTTCATCAAAAAGGAGTTTAAGCGGCTCTACGACTTCGAGCTGCCTCCCATGGGTCAGTACGCCTGCGGtaacctcttcttcaaaaACGACCAGGACGTGCTGGCGAAGTCCAAGGACACGTTTGAGTCCATTGCCAAGTCTCTGGGCCTTGAGGTGCTCGGCTGGCGATTCGTCCCCCGAGACTCCTCTATTCTTGGTCCCGCTGCTCTGTCTCGAGAGCCTCTGATCCTGCAGCCGGTGGTTGTGCTGTCTGAGGCCTTCAAGTCAGGCCCTCACACTGAGGACGAATGGGACTCCAAGTTCgagaagctgtttgagtTGCAGCTTTACGTGCTCCGAAAGCAGTCCACTCACACCATTGGTTTGCACAACTGGTTCTACATTTGTTCGCTGTCGAACAAGAACATGGTCTACAAGGGCCAGCTTGCTCCCGTCCAGGTCTACAACTACTACTACGATCTGCTCAACGTCGACTACGAGGGCCACTTTGCTCTGGTCCACTCGCGATTCTCCACAAACACTTTCCCCTCTTGGGACCGAGCCCAGCCTCTGCGATGGGCCGCACACAACGGTGAGATCAACACCCTGCGAGGAAACAAGAACTGGATGCGAGCCCGAGAGGGAATGATGAAATCTGGTCTGTTTGGAGACGAACTTGAGCGACTCTACCCCATTGTCGAGGAGGGAGGATCCGATTCCGCTGCCTTTGATaacgtccttgagctgctggtcaTCAATGGTGTCCTGTCCATGCCCGAGGCCGTTATGATGATGATTCCAGAGGCCTGGCagaacaacaccaccatggaCTCCAAGAAGCGAGCTTTCTACGAGTGGGCTGCTTGCCTTATGGAGCCCTGGGACGGCCCTGCTCTTTTCACTTTTGCCGACGGACGGTACTGTGGTGCTAACCTCGATCGAAACGGTCTACGACCCTGCCGATACTACatcaccgacgacgacCGAATGATCTGTGCCTCTGAGGTGGGTGTCATTCTGATCGAGTCCGAGAAGGTGATCCAGAAGGGCCGACTCCGACCAGGACGAATGCTGCTGGTTGATACCAAGGAGGGACGAGTCGTTGATGACCGAGAGCTCAAAAAGAAGATTGCTGGCCGAGTGGACTTCAAGTCGTGGATCCACGCCAACGTCATCACCATGGAGGACATGCGACAGAAGGTTGAGTCCAAGATGCCCTCCATTCTCGAGGTCAAGATCGACGAGCTCTCTGTCCAGAGCGATCCCCGTCTCCCTGCGTTCGGATACACTGCTGAGCAGCtttctctgctgctggcacccatggctgccactgccaaggaggctcttGGATCTATGGGTAACGACGGACCTCTGGCTTGCCTCGCAAAGCAGCCCAAGGTGCTGTTTGACTACTTCCGACAGCTGTTTGCTCAGGTCACTAACCCTCCCATCGATCCCATTCGAGAGGCTATTGTCATGTCCCTGGAGTGCTACGTTGGACCCCAGGGTAACGTGCTTGAGATGAACCCCAGCCAGTGCAACCGTCTGCTGCTTCCCTCTCCTATTCTGACCATCCAGGAGACTGCAATGCTGCACGAGATGCACAGACACTACCCCAAGTGGACCACAGATACCATTGATATCACTTTTGACAAATCTGAGGGCCCCGCTGGCTACCTGAAGGCTCTTGACAGAATCTGTGAGGAGgcctccaactccatccACGCCAAGCACCAGATCATCATCCTAtccgacaagaagactTCTGCTGACCGAGTCCCTGTCTCTTCTGTTGTGGCCTGTGGTGCTgttcaccaccaccttgtgcagcagaagcagcgaTCTCGAGTTGCCCTGATTGTCGAGACTGCCGAGGCCCGAGAGGTACACCACTTCTGTGTTCTGCTCGGATACGGCGCTGACGCTATCAACCCCTACTTGGCTATCGAGACCCTTGCCAAGATGAACCGGGAGGGTCTTATCAAGGAACCTCTTTCTGACGACCAGATTGTGGCCAACTACAAGACAGCCGTTGACGGCGGTATTCTGAAGGTCATGTCCAAGATGGGTATCTCTACTCTCGCGTCTTACAAGGGTGCCCAGATCTTTGAGATTCTTGGTATCGACAACTCTGTAGTCGACAAGTGCTTCGCCGGTACTGCTTCGCGAATCAAGGGTATCACCTTTGACTTCATTGCAGAGGATGCCATTGCCCTTCACGAGCGAGGTTTCCCCTCGCGAGAGACTGTCAAGACCAAGTCTCTGCCCGAGTCTGGAGAGTACCACTAccgagatggtggagaccCCCACGTCAACACCCCCGTTGCCATCTCGAACATCCAGGATGCTGTTCGAAACAAGAACGAGAAGGCTTATGAGGCTTACTCTAAGGCCGAGTACGAAGCCATCAAGGACTGTACTCTCCGAGGTCTGCTTGATTTCGACTTCGATGCCGCTACCCCTGTCCCCATTGATCAGGTTGAGCCCTGGACCGAGATTGTTCGACGATTCGTCACTGGTGCCATGTCCTACGGTTCCATCTCAATGGAGTCCCATTCTACTCTTGCCGTTGCCATGAACCGACTTGGTGGTAAGTCCAACACCGGTGAGGGTGGTGAGGACCCCGAGCGATCCGCTGTTGCTGAGAATGGAGACACTATGAGATCTGCCATCAAGCAGATTGCCTCTGGTCGATTTGGTGTCACTTCGTACTACCTTTCTGACGCCGATGAGCTCCAGATCAAGATGGCTCAGGGTGCCAAACCCGGTGAGGGTGGTGAGCTTCCCGGACACAAGGTGTCTGAGCAGATTGGTAAGACTCGACACTCCACTCCTGGTGTCGGTCTCatttctcctcctccccacCACGACATTTACTCTATTGAGGATCTCAAGCAGCTTATCTACGACCTCAAGTGCTCTAACCCTCGATCTCGAGTCTCTGTGAAGCTGGTGTCCGAAGTCGGTGTCGGTATCATTGCCTCCGGTGTTGCCAAGGCTAAGGCTGACCACATTCTCATTTCTGGTCACGATGGTGGAACTGGTGCCTCTCGATGGACCGGTATCAAGTACGCCGGTCTCCCCTGGGAGTTGGGTCTTGCTGAGACTCACCAGACTCTGGTTCTGAACGATCTGCGAGGTCGAGTCACTGTCCAGACCGATGGTCAGATCCGAACCGGTCGAGATGTTGCCATTGCCTGTCTTCTCGGAGCCGAGGAGTGGGGATTTGCTACTACTCCTCTCATTGCCATGGGCTGCATCATGATGCGAAAGTGCCATCTCAACACTTGTCCCGTCGGTATTGCCACCCAGGACCCCGAGCTGCGACAGAAGTTCAAGGGTACCCCCGAGCATGTGATCAACTTCTTCTACTACATTGCCAATGAGCTTCGAGGAATCATGGCTCAGCTTGGATTCCGAACCATTGACGAGATGGTTGGCCACGCCGAGATGCTGCGAGTCCGAGACGATCTTCGAAAccacaagaccaagaacctgGATCTGACTCCCATTCTCACTCCTGCTCACACCCTTCGACCTGGTGTTGCTACCCGAAAGGTTCGAAAGCAGGACCACCGACTCCATGTCCGACTCGACAACAAGCTCATTGACGAGGCTGAGGTCACTCTGGACAAGGGTCTTCCCGTCACCATTGACTGtgacatcatcaacacTGATCGATCTCTTGGTTCCACACTCTCCTACCGAATCTCCAAGCGGTTTGGTGAGGCTGGACTGCCTGACGACACTGTTCACGTCAATGTCAAGGGTTCTGCGGGTCAGTCGTTTGGTGCCTTCCTGGCACCCGGTATCACTCTGGAACTGGAGGGAGACTGTAACGATTACGTTGGTAAGGGTCTTTCTGGAGGCCGAATCGTCGTCTATCCTCCCAAGAACTCTGTTTTCAAGGCTGAGGAGAATATCATCGTTGGTAACACTTGTTTGTACGGTGCTACTTCCGGTACTTGTTTCTTCCGAGGTGTTGGTGCCGAGCGTTTCGGTGTCCGAAACTCCGGTGCCACTGCCGTTGTTGAGGGCTGTGGAGACCACGGCTGCGAGTACATGACTGGAGGTCGTGTTGTTGTTCTCGGCTCCACTGGCCGAAACTTTGCCGCCGGTATGTCTGGTGGTATTGCCTACGTGCTTGACATGGGCCAGGAGTTTGTCAACAACGTCAACTCCGAGACTGTTGAGCTGGGCCCTGTCTCTGATCCCCAGGAGATTGCTTTCCTGCGAGGCCTGATTGAGGACCACCGACACTACACCGGTTCCGAGCTGGCTGACCGAGTTCTCACAGACTTCAACCGAATCTTGCCCCGGTTTGTCAAGGTACTGCCCACCGATTACGCTCGAgttctggaggagcaaGCTGCCAAGGTTGctgaggccaagaagcgagagGTCTCTGGCTACATGCatgccatcaaggaggacccTGACGccgacatcaccaacggTGAGCTCAAGCGAGCTGCTACCCCCAAGCCTTGTGCCACTCCTCGGTCCCGAAAGGAGCCTCCTGTTCAGGATCTGGAGGACGCCATTCTCGACCACAACGCCACAAAGGCCAAGGCTTCCAAGCTGGTCAAGCTCGATAAGACCCGAGGTTTCATGAAGTACACTCGACGTGCTGAGAAGTATCGAGATGCCAAGAACCGAACCAAGGACTGGGACGAGATGAACACCCGactgaccaaggaggagctgaagTATCAGACTGCCCGATGCATGGACTGTGGTGTCCCCTTCTGCCAGTCTGACACTGGATGCCCTATTTCCAACGTCATCCCCAAGTGGAACGAGCTCGTGTTCCAGGACCGATGGCAGGATGCTCTCGACAGACTTCTGATGACCAACAACTTCCCCGAGTTCACTGGACGAATCTGTCCCGCTCCTTGTGAGGGTGCCTGTGTTCTGGGTATCAACGAGGACCCTGTTGGTATCAAGTCCATCGAGTGTGCCATTATCGATCACGGTTTCGAGCAGGGCTGGATTAAGCCCAAGCCCCCCGCCACTCGAACTGGTAAGACCATTGCCATTATTGGTTCTGGTCCTGCGGgtctggctgctgccgatCAGCTCAATAAGGCAGGCCACTCTGTGACTGTCTACGAGCGAGCTGACCGAATTGGAGGTCTCCTCATGTACGGTATCCCCAACATGAAGCTGGACAAGCGGGTTGTTGAGCGACGAGTCCAGTTGATGCGAGACGAGGGTGTCACTTTTATTACCAACACCGAGGTCGGTGAGGACAAGGAagtttctgtgtctggtCTGCGAGCTGACAATGATGCTGTCGTTCTGTGTGTCGGATCCACCATTCCTCGAGACTTGCCCATCAAGAACCGAtctctcaacaacatcaatTTCGCCATGCAGTTGCTCCGATGGAACACGAAGTCTCTGCTTGACGGTGACATGGATGAGGTTCGAGAGTCcctcaaggacaagcaCGTTGTTGTcattggtggtggagacaCTGGTAACGATTGTCTGGGTACTTCTACTCGACACGGAGCGAAGTCCGTCACCAACTTCGAGCTGCTTCCACGACCTACCCCTGCTCGACCCAAGGACAACCCCTGGCCCCAGTGGCCTCGAATCTTCCGAGTCGACTATGGTCACACTGAAGTGGCTGCTCACTACGGCAAGGATCCCCGAGAGTACGGTATCCTGTCCAAGGAGTTTGTTGACGACGGAGAGGGCAATGTCAAGGGTATCAAGACTGTTCGAGTTGAGTGGAAGCAGTCTGAGTCTGGCGCCTGGCAGATGAGCGAGATTCCCGGCTCTGAGGAGTTCTTCCCCGCCGACGTGGTTCTGCTGTCCATGGGTTTCGTTGGTCCCGAGGCCCAGGAGCTCGCTGCTGAGCGAGACGGACGAGGAAACATCAAGACTCAGACCGGCGATGTCAAGGATCTTGGACTCTACAAGGTCCAGGACAACCTGTTCACTGCCGGTGACTGTCGACGAGGACAGTCTCTGGTTGTCTGGGGTATCCAAGAGGGTCGACAGTGTGCTCGAGCTGTTGATCACTTCCTTATGGGATGCACTCGACTGCCCGGTAACGGTTCCATTGAGCAGCGAGATCTCAAGCTCAAATAG
- a CDS encoding uncharacterized protein (Compare to YALI0B20042g, no similarity): MLPHEICSLFFTHCDLEECLALGETCTAFRDSLMDVDDSIMRRKVKDRIPWMDIGGAKTGINTWMDCARIIRARTQSMKDEDKEATVVQYSGLLLHYCTNTVSYWILLLFKIYVLNLLFPISRMSFKFVLDLVKGRERKELKRLKV, translated from the coding sequence ATGTTACCTCACGAAATTTGCAGTCTCTTTTTCACTCATTGCGATCTCGAGGAGTGTCTTGCGCTCGGTGAGACGTGCACAGCATTCCGCGACTCCCTGATGGATGTCGATGACAGCATTATGCGTCGCAAGGTGAAAGACCGAATTCCCTGGATGGACATTGGGGGTGCTAAGACGGGAATCAACACATGGATGGATTGTGCAAGGATCATTAGAGCCAGAACGCAATCGATGAAGGatgaggacaaggaggccaCAGTGGTGCAGTATTCGGGCCTGCTGTTGCACTATTGCACAAACACAGTGTCTTACTGGATACTGTTACTTTTCAAAATTTACGTGCTCAACTTGCTGTTTCCAATTTCGCGCATGTCATTCAAGTTCGTACTTGACCTGGTCAAGGGCAGAGAGAGGAAGGAATTGAAGCGACTGAAGGTGTAG